In one Candidatus Woesearchaeota archaeon B3_Woes genomic region, the following are encoded:
- a CDS encoding diacylglycerol kinase gives MTEIIIIVAVAQNNTIGKNNDIPWRIKEDFQHFKDLTMGFPCIMGDKTYESLPDNAKPLPGRENIVLTFDKEYKPEGVTVMHDFNEAIEYCKKKGYEKAFITGGATIYRLGLEIADTFELTRVHKDYDGDVFFPEVNFDEWKLVKKENHEGKDTNNNEEVRFSFLTYKRKK, from the coding sequence ATGACTGAAATTATTATAATCGTGGCTGTAGCGCAAAATAATACAATTGGAAAAAATAATGATATTCCTTGGCGTATTAAAGAAGATTTTCAACATTTTAAGGATTTGACAATGGGATTTCCCTGTATAATGGGAGATAAAACTTATGAATCTTTACCAGATAATGCAAAGCCATTGCCTGGTCGAGAAAATATTGTTTTAACTTTTGATAAAGAATACAAACCAGAAGGAGTTACAGTAATGCATGATTTTAATGAAGCAATAGAATACTGCAAGAAAAAAGGTTATGAAAAAGCATTCATAACAGGAGGAGCTACAATTTATAGACTTGGTTTAGAAATAGCTGATACATTTGAGCTAACAAGAGTTCATAAAGATTATGATGGAGATGTTTTTTTCCCAGAAGTAAATTTTGATGAATGGAAATTGGTAAAAAAAGAAAATCACGAGGGAAAAGATACCAACAATAATGAAGAAGTAAGATTTTCTTTTTTAACATATAAGAGGAAAAAATAA
- the thyA gene encoding thymidylate synthase yields the protein MKAYLDVVKKILEQGIIKKTRQGPDAYTIAGAMFEHDMSEGFPLVTTKSVPLRLVASELEFFIKGITDKNWLRDINNHIWDEWCSPDKVPYAHDEETKKKMMEERELGPIYGWQWRNFGANYDSYDKKLIGKGIDQLKNVVETLKTNPHDRRMIVMAWNPTDLHRMALPPCHYCFQITVIDGKLNLLWNQRSIDVALGLPFNIASYALLLHLLAKEVGLKEGKLVGFLSDVHLFVNHVDGLKEQLQREPFKLPTLKTEPFKTIFDWKYEDSKVENYEHHPKIQFEVAV from the coding sequence ATGAAAGCTTATCTCGATGTTGTTAAAAAAATCTTAGAACAAGGCATAATTAAAAAAACAAGACAAGGACCTGATGCATATACAATTGCTGGTGCTATGTTTGAACATGATATGTCTGAAGGATTTCCTCTTGTTACGACTAAAAGCGTTCCTTTAAGATTAGTTGCTTCTGAATTAGAGTTTTTTATTAAAGGTATAACTGATAAAAACTGGTTAAGAGATATAAATAATCACATCTGGGATGAATGGTGCAGTCCTGATAAAGTGCCTTATGCTCATGATGAAGAAACTAAAAAGAAGATGATGGAAGAACGTGAATTAGGGCCAATTTATGGATGGCAATGGAGAAATTTTGGAGCAAATTATGATTCTTATGATAAAAAACTAATAGGAAAGGGGATTGACCAATTAAAGAATGTAGTTGAAACCCTTAAAACTAATCCTCATGATAGAAGAATGATTGTGATGGCATGGAATCCAACAGATTTACATAGAATGGCTTTGCCACCTTGCCACTATTGTTTTCAAATTACTGTTATTGACGGTAAATTAAATTTATTATGGAATCAACGCTCAATTGATGTTGCTTTAGGATTACCTTTTAATATTGCTAGTTATGCATTATTGTTGCATCTACTTGCAAAAGAAGTTGGTTTAAAAGAAGGAAAATTAGTTGGTTTTTTATCTGATGTCCATCTTTTTGTTAATCATGTGGATGGGTTAAAAGAACAATTGCAAAGAGAACCATTTAAACTTCCGACATTGAAAACAGAACCTTTTAAAACAATTTTTGATTGGAAGTATGAAGATTCTAAAGTTGAGAACTATGAACATCATCCAAAAATACAATTTGAGGTTGCTGTATGA